One Rhizobium sp. NRK18 genomic window carries:
- the ftsZ gene encoding cell division protein FtsZ — MTIKLQKPDITELKPRITVFGVGGGGGNAVNNMITAGLQGVDFVVANTDAQALMMSKAERIIQLGVQVTEGLGAGSQPEVGRAAAEECIDEIVDHLNGTHMCFVTAGMGGGTGTGAAPVVAQAARNKGILTVGVVTKPFHFEGARRMRLAEMGIEELQKSVDTLIVIPNQNLFRIANDKTTFADAFAMADQVLYSGVACITDLMVKEGLINLDFADVRSVMREMGRAMMGTGEASGEGRAMAAAEAAIANPLLDETSMKGAQGLLISITGGRDMTLFEVDEAATRIREEVDPDANIILGATFDESLEGIIRVSVVATGIDREINQAYQQEIASRPIVRPAAKPQMMQQPAPAAPVQQKPADPIADTIRSAEAEMERELEIANRHHQASQEERQVVQQDETFRPQSKLFVGAAPVAEAPQPAPVRPMPQPQPQPMAAAPAPAPVMPRAPAPAPVAPQPTLRSEPSMNQMVEPVRMPKVEDFPPVLKAEIEHRAHTIHAPDADERGPMGLLKKITSSLSRRDEEDDARAEAPAPAAQPSVQQRRALSPEASLYAPRRGQLDDHGRAAPQSSASRDDDHLEIPAFLRRQSN, encoded by the coding sequence ATGACTATCAAGCTGCAGAAGCCAGACATTACGGAGCTGAAGCCCCGCATCACCGTATTCGGTGTCGGTGGCGGTGGCGGAAACGCCGTCAACAACATGATCACCGCCGGCCTCCAGGGCGTCGACTTCGTTGTCGCCAACACGGATGCCCAGGCGCTGATGATGTCCAAGGCCGAACGCATCATCCAGCTCGGCGTACAGGTCACCGAAGGTCTCGGTGCCGGTTCCCAGCCGGAAGTCGGCCGCGCAGCCGCTGAAGAATGCATCGACGAGATCGTCGATCACCTGAACGGCACCCACATGTGCTTCGTCACCGCCGGCATGGGCGGCGGCACCGGCACGGGTGCAGCTCCGGTCGTGGCCCAGGCCGCCCGCAACAAAGGCATCCTGACCGTCGGCGTCGTCACCAAGCCGTTCCACTTCGAAGGCGCGCGCCGCATGCGTCTCGCCGAGATGGGCATCGAGGAACTTCAGAAGTCGGTCGACACGCTGATCGTCATTCCGAACCAGAACCTCTTCCGTATCGCCAACGACAAGACCACGTTCGCCGACGCCTTCGCGATGGCCGACCAGGTTCTGTACTCGGGCGTCGCCTGCATCACCGACCTCATGGTCAAGGAAGGCCTGATCAACCTCGACTTCGCCGACGTCCGCTCGGTCATGCGCGAGATGGGCCGTGCAATGATGGGCACCGGCGAGGCATCCGGCGAAGGCCGTGCAATGGCTGCAGCCGAAGCCGCAATCGCCAACCCGCTGCTTGACGAAACCTCGATGAAGGGCGCTCAGGGCCTGCTGATCTCGATCACCGGCGGTCGCGACATGACCCTCTTCGAAGTCGACGAGGCTGCAACCCGCATTCGCGAAGAAGTCGATCCGGACGCCAACATCATCCTCGGCGCGACCTTCGACGAATCGCTGGAAGGCATCATCCGCGTGTCGGTCGTCGCCACCGGCATCGACCGCGAGATCAACCAGGCCTATCAGCAGGAAATCGCTTCCCGCCCGATCGTCCGCCCGGCTGCCAAGCCGCAAATGATGCAGCAGCCGGCTCCGGCGGCTCCGGTTCAGCAGAAGCCTGCCGATCCGATCGCCGACACGATCCGTTCTGCCGAAGCCGAGATGGAACGCGAGCTCGAGATCGCCAACCGTCATCATCAGGCTTCTCAGGAAGAAAGGCAGGTCGTCCAGCAGGACGAGACCTTTCGCCCCCAGAGCAAGCTATTTGTAGGCGCAGCACCCGTCGCTGAAGCGCCGCAGCCGGCTCCGGTCCGTCCGATGCCGCAGCCCCAGCCGCAGCCGATGGCTGCAGCTCCGGCACCGGCACCTGTCATGCCGCGGGCTCCGGCACCGGCACCTGTCGCTCCGCAGCCGACGCTGCGCAGCGAGCCGTCCATGAACCAGATGGTCGAACCGGTCCGCATGCCGAAGGTCGAGGATTTTCCGCCGGTCCTGAAGGCTGAGATCGAACATCGTGCGCACACCATCCATGCGCCCGACGCCGACGAACGCGGTCCGATGGGTCTTCTGAAGAAGATCACCAGCTCGCTGTCGCGTCGTGACGAAGAGGACGATGCACGGGCAGAGGCTCCGGCTCCGGCCGCACAGCCCTCGGTCCAGCAGCGCCGCGCGCTTTCGCCGGAGGCAAGCCTCTACGCACCGCGTCGCGGCCAGCTCGACGATCACGGCCGTGCGGCTCCGCAGTCCAGCGCGTCTCGCGACGACGATCACCTGGAAA